From Thunnus albacares chromosome 22, fThuAlb1.1, whole genome shotgun sequence, the proteins below share one genomic window:
- the LOC122974149 gene encoding low affinity immunoglobulin gamma Fc region receptor II-a-like, with translation MSDVQLCSFVYPVMLEIIQLGTQVQKSDAAFLRITPNRLQHFQYDSVSLDCVGFDDSTQLRGIRNNEEFTPVRDMKRTPTGSLCTIEGAYPEESGEYWCETDGGERSNSVNITVTAGSVILESPVLPVIEGDDVTLRCRDKTNSTNLRADFYKDGVFMKSTTAAEMTIDNVSMSDEGLYKCTSDVGTSPESWLAVRAKSVSVTSQTPHEGNHTVLHHSLPLWVAVIIVTVSLVLLLVGFLCIGRRRGTAVFCFSSKTSSGSSEHNQIVFGDDTADDRSCVTYAVMTIKQRRDKASDTAGAADSLSHINHRRKLETQKDEDESSRQPVYSALKLDETPQALQTESGLSTSTVTQNPTYQSLSEQEILYSPIQKNRRDT, from the exons ATGTCTGATGTACAACTCTGTTCCTTTGTTTATCCAGTGatgcttgaaatcattcagcTGGGGACGCAAGTTCAGAAAAGTG ATGCAGCTTTTCTTCGTATCACTCCAAACAGACTGCAGCACTTTCAGTATGACTCAGTTTCTCTTGACTGTGTTGGGTTTGATGACTCAACTCAGTTGAGAGGAATCAGGAATAATGAGGAATTTACCCCAGTACGTGATATGAAGAGGACACCAACAGGGTCCCTCTGCACCATTGAGGGAGCCTATCCTGAAGAAAGCGGAGAATACTGGTGTGAGactgatggaggagagagaagcaacagtgtcaacatcactgtcactg CTGGTTCTGTGATCCTGGAGAGTCCCGTCCTTCCTGTGATAGAGGGAGACGATGTGACTCTGCGCTGCAGAGACAAGACAAACTCCACCAACCTCCGAGCTGATTTCTACAAAGATGGTGTCTTCATGAAGAGCACTACAGCAGCAGAGATGACCATTGACAATGTTTCCATGTCTGATGAAGGACTCTACAAGTGCACCTCTGATGTCGGAACATCACCAGAGAGCTGGTTGGCTGTCAGAG CAAAGAGTGTTTCTGTCACCTCTCAAACACCTCATGAAGGGAACCATACTGTCCTCCATCACTCGCTCCCCCTGTGGGTTGCTGTTATCATTGTAACGGTGTccctggtgctgctgctggtgggaTTTCTTTGTATTGGGAGACGCAGAGGTACAG CGGTGTTCTGCTTTTCCTCAAAGACATCATCAGGCTCAAGTGAGCACAATCAAATAG TCTTTGGAGACGACACTGCAGATGATCGAAGCTGTGTAACGTATGCAGTCATGACCATTAAACAGAGACGAGACAAAG CTTCAGACACTGCAGGTGCTGCTGATAGTCTGAGCCACATAAACCACAGAAGAAAACTAGAGACACAAAAAG ATGAAGATGAATCTTCACGTCAACCTGTTTACTCTGCCTTGAAGTTAGATGAGACTCCACAAGCTCTCCAAACTG AATCAGGATTATCCACCTCCACAGTGACCCAGAACCCCACATATCAAAGTTTATCGGAGCAGGAGATTCTTTATTCACCCATCCAG AAGAACAGGAGAGACACCTGA